The sequence GTGGCTCTGGCCACTGCTTCTCCTCAGCTCATCGCTGCGTGGCCAGGCTGGCCAGGATATGCTGGCGTCGTGCCTGCTACTAGGGTAcgtattataatgaaatatctAGTTACTAGTTACAACCTTTTTCTTGTCCCACTTCTGGGCACAGacttcctctcacacggagaaggattgagcgttggcccgctttgagcaagcgtggtgattaacgctcagtGAAATATCGTAGTGGAATTTATGTCCAATGCAAAAAAACCTGAATTGAGAAGACTGCAAAGTCGATAAAAGaatgtcataaaaaatcataaaatggtCCTTTGCAACTTGGGACGAAGAAAAGGAGAAATATCTAGAAATATTGACACACACATCAATTCATATACCACTGTTTAAGTCACCATAACCATCGAAAGCTCTAAGCATAGTCAGTCTATTACctaattttacattttctctAACCTTTTTACTGTTGACTTATCTAATTACCTTTGTCCACAGACCCTGGTAGCTGGCCCCACCGTAGTGAACCATGGCGCTCGCATCATCGCTCCTGGTTACGTCATCTAAGCTATACCGTGCCTGCTCCTCAAACAACACCTTGCATTATGTCCAATGGTCCAACTCAGAGCATACTCGTATATTGTACATATTGATCTGTAACtaagtatataattaaattgaaggtatcgtctttaatttttttgtttttgtatatctaccaaaataaatctatattccTTTCCAACACGAAATACCTACAGACACAATGACAAACCATGACGATAAGACAAGAGTATTTATCGCAAAATCGACGTTATAACTGACATAGGTACATAAGCAGACCCTCAAAATTCAGAAAAGCAATCGTCAAGTGCCGTAACTAAGGAGATACTTGTGAGCCAGACCTGTTTTCACCTAAAACAATgccatttcaaaaataaacgccCACGCGATATGGTTATGAAGCCCATATACATCTACGTAACAGGGAGTCagtacataggggagtacataagcgAGATGCCTAAAGGTACAGCATGTGCCTATCGTCAAATGCGTTAAAGcctgaaaatagaaaaataaaagagaaaaattAGGGGAATCAAATAAACCACGTTCGGATATAGgttcattattaaaaagaaaaacatcaaaaatattgagAGAGggcaatatttttgatgtttttctttcataGGTCAAAGGGCAAAGAGCGTCGCGTTGCTTGTTGCTTCGTCATCACAGACGGTAGAAATGATCAGTAAATCGATGAATACATTCTTGAAACCGAACTTAAACAGTTCGTAAAACCAttcattttttaatgatttttgtctCTCATTtggtcaatttaattaaaaatcgttTGGGGTGTTTGTGGTTTTGCGCATTTCACGTTACACGGTATATAGGAGTGTAGGTATAGGGAGAATGCacaagagagtatataagaggtgtacataggtatgtatatagGGAGAGTACACAAGGCAGTTTATAGGAGAAAACAAAAAGAAGAATTACTTAGATGTGatgtaataagtaaattagGGCTATGACAACATCTGATGTAATCCTACCATGGAaaggcaaaaacaaaagaagaacaaCCAGAACCAGCCCACATGAAATGTAAATAGCATGTTATAACTAGTAATATTAGTAATGAGTAATCTAAATATGTATGATTGATAACTAGGTTTGATGtcataaatgtaaataagcCTCATAACTTCTAAGAAGCAGTGGACTATGTCTATAAATCAACGCGAATGTAAGTATGCAAATATTGTGAATGACTAAATTATCAGGAAAGCCTGCATTGTTAACCAAGAACCATAAATAGTTATGTATTGAAAGTCATCCTAAGCTGTTTCATAACATTGGATAAATTGTAGGCAAAGGGTTTTTCTCACGAAGGGCCGGAAGGTGCAAACGTTCGCCTTTCTTTACACACGATGTGACAGTGACCCATCAATTGTTATTAGCGTAAAACTCAAAACAAATGTCTACAGCGCTATAAGTGTGTAAAAAGGAAGACCAATTCATAACAGGCAGAACACCTTATCTGCATTAATACTTCTGTGTCAAGCAATTATTGCACTATATTTTAAGATCTATGTAcaattgaaaaacaatatttgcaataggtatcccggctgtcattgaacattcttggcagtcgttacgggtagtcagaagccagtaagtctgacaccagtctaaccaaggggtaaggggtatcgggttgcccaggtaactgggttgaggaggtcagataggcagtcgcttcttgtaaagcactggtactcagctgaatccggttagactggaagccgaccccaacatgattgggagaaaggctcggaggatgatgatttgcaataggtatataattatattatattttattgtagtatTAACGCGCACTACTAGTTTCTAAAATAAGCTGTAAAAAGACGCTAAATGGAATACGCAAAGTTCGTTAACTTATAAAGAGAGGGGCCTGATAGAATAGTGACATTTTCGAAATTAGAGagattgatgttattttttcttgaaagattaaaaaaatatattggatgttcttatttatattttatcttctttTTTATATCTTTCATTGCAACTGTTCCAGTTATGGATCTCTCCAAAATCACACCACGATAAGCAACTCTAGACAACAGACAAAAATCTGCTTGGTATAGTGTATAAGTAGATAACGCTCTTTATGTTGAAAGGCCATAATCACGCCCAAAATGCACAAAATAATTCGCTAACATAGTGCACCtagcacacaataataaaatgtagaGTGGTGCCAGAGTGAGTCCTTTGgactttcatattatttttaggcttttattattttaaggcTTTAATACAGCAATAGACCAACTGAAGTGTCGTCAACAAAAAATAGCATCTAACTGAAGCAAAATCCACGTTTAACTACACAGATTGATGACAGAACAAtcctaataaattattatgcgCACCATAACTGGAGCGCATAATATTATTCTGCGCATTTTTTTCCGTGACAACTGGTATTTTCATTAGATATTCAGATAGGCTGTTCTGACCTTAGGAGGGTCTAGGCCTGCGTAGGGCTGCATTGCTGGCTGGCCTTCGAAAGCCCTATATATGCGTCTGCCTTCCGTGAGACGGTATAGTTGCACTGAGAAGGCTCGACAGCAGTTCTCGTGAGATCTACATACACTGCCATCAAAATGAAATACTTCGTGAGTACCTATCATATTCTGcggaaattgttttgttaaaaaaagtaaCTGCGGTTGGGTAAAAGTTTAAAGAAATTACCGTGCGGATTTTTGAGTTCTGAGAGTGTTGACAAGGCCTTGTACCCATAATTGTCTCATATCGATCCTTAACTTAGAACTTACAAGTTTGGTTTTTATgaccaaaacaaaatttaaaccATCCCTTTCTACATAACCTGGAATATAAATCATTCATTATTAAAATGGTAATGTTCTTCCAGCTGGTTTTCCTCGTGGTCTGCGTGGCTCTGGCCGCTGCTGCACCCCAGCTCATTGCCACACTCCCCTACACTGCCGCCATTGCTCCTGCCACTGGGGtaagttattttcttattagtCTTTTGCCAAGTGTCATGACCAATTGATTCTCATATGTCGTTTTTAGTTTAGAAGTCTTGGACGGAGCTTCCTTTGATAGTTGGATTCATTGTTACCAATAAATTGAATGTTTAATCGAATTTGAAGATGAAAAAGCCCTTATAATTTGTAAACATTAGTTAAGAGTTGAAGGTTTGAGTGACCTAGAAAAAAAACGATAGATAAGTTTTTCTgttcttataatattaaaatagtaggtattctTTTGACGTATTTTTAGTACCTAACTATCAATTTGGGTCTCATAGTTTTACctttagaaattaatttatgtatcttCAGTTTTCATAATCAAATCAAAGACGTCATCAACAATCTTTTAACATGCTTTCACTGTtaatgttatattaatattaatttagtttagaCTTCCTGATAGGTTTTCCTAGTAGTCACAAGCATGCAAGAAGTTGCATATGCAAATGCTGTGCATTATTAGCTGATGCTTATCACTTTACTCAAATGCTGAGCGAATTGAATTTATAGCAATAAATAAGCTGTCGAGTTTTTGTTACCAAATTCAtctacattttatgtaaaaagaaatGTGAACCTATTACCAAATTAGTTTCACTGTATTACTGAGATCActtgatatttttgttattactttgCTTTTATTGTTTAGAGGAACTAATATCTATGTTTTCCCACAGACTTTGGTAGCCGGCCCTACCGTAGTTAACGGCATCGGAGCCCGCTGGATCGCACCCGGTTATGTCGGCCCAGCCTTCATCTAAACATCTCTAACCAGCTGATTCAACTTGCACTTTGTTCATTGGCTGCCATTCCGTCTTCTCGtatctgtaaataattaattaattatctgtaACAAATAAATGGATATTAATTTTACGTAAACTATGGTGTTTCTGTTAtccttttgtaaattatttttatttgatctttAAGATTACCTAATCTATTAcacttaaattgttttgtagGAAAAAGTCGTTTGAATTAGGTAAACTTAGATTTGATAAGAGTTTATTTAAAGAGATTTAAATctggattttaataaaaatcgttAAATAAAGATTGAAAAAGCGTACCCCAGCTTGTAATTGCATGTAATTATTCAATTTGCATCGTCATTTCGTTATTCAACAAAACTGCAATCATTAAATTAGTGTCAGTCTCGAAAAAAGCCGATAAATCAGATTGAGATTGTAATTTCCGCACAGAAGCCGAAGATGGCAGATCTAGATCGTGTCACTCATTATATAATGtgctgaattttatttattttagcgtttaattataaattatatcaaaTCAGAGTGGAGACggcagttaattttattttttaattacctaaaGATATATCTACTTATTCTGCTCGGGAAACTCgatggaagaaaataaaacctttttaattatatctaatGATTTAGCACAACTCTACATTGTTTATGGTTGTTGACCGTTAAGTTTATTTTCGGTGAACATGGAATCTATTTTTATCAGACTCATTTACATTGTACGTCGGTTGAATAATAGTTAAAACTTTCATAATCTTTCAAATGTCGAATTATCTTAATTTTTGCAGTCATGTTGTTAAGCTTATAATAAATGCGTAGCCAATCCATACATAGCTAAAATGCGAGAAAGTAATGTTTTACGTTAGAAATTATCTCATGTCAGAAGTCGCGacgaatataatttaaatatttaacataatacGGCTCTGAGGAATTTTAATGGCTCGTATACAGTTACGTAAATGATGTCATATGGTATAATTCATTTGTAGGTATGGAGATTTGcgttgaaatgaaattaatgttGCGGTAGGTTTCAAGCATGAAGCCCTTTGTAGATAACAGTaaatagatttttcatttacatacttaatttgGATATTTGATAAGAACTCTTAACCTAAAGTAAACCATGCTTTAGATAAGGATCACAACTTTTCCGATGCGATTTTTTTGATTTCACACTTAGGTACATATCTACAGAGTGTAATGCGGttgaaagtaaatacaaaaaacttttttggcTAATATAATTATGCTAACTTTCCATCTACCAATGCCAGTGTAAAACAGAGATGGCGACTTGTCCGAGCACGTGCTTCCAAGATTATGTAAGGCAAGAACAATGACTCAGTGTATAGCCAGATCTCAGATtcattttacattgaaatttTTGAAAAGGAATAAAAATTCTACATGGCAATGTggatgtacatatgtacatatcgTGTATATtgacaatgaaataaatattgtgttgaCGACACACTCTCTTATAGTTTCAGAAGTATACAAACCAATTCACCCGCACAAATATTTGATCAgaaccaaaataaaatcaatacaaCCGAAAGGGGACAACCAATTTTAATCAGTGTTTTTTTGCCATTCTCGCTATAAAGGTACTCTTTATTATAcgtgttatataatataatgtaatttggtataaaatgatataaatcttACCGATCGTAACAGTGTGGTCGCTAGAGATAGTAAAAGTGGTCagtcttgaaaaataaaagaatacaaGAGACTTAAAAACTTGCTTTTGCGACCGACATAACTGACAATCTCATTTGGTAACACATTggagaattaaattaaattaaaagacagtatgattttatttactcGTTAATTAGTAgaatttgagatatttttattttatttgcaagttCAATATGTAACGTGCAAAAATATCCGcttactaaaattttatataattattagacTTTCGTTAAGTCATCTGTGTTAACTTTTTCTAGCATTAATCTCaatgacaaaaataacataaaatcacTCTTTAACGAAGTAGGAAGAGGTATTCCTCTaaaaaccagttttttttacatctaggGTAATGGAATCCACCCGCCTGCCATTAAAGTTCTCAAGAAATCGCGAAACCCATTACCACTCGTGTTCGTTACTATCACATAACACCAATGAGTCACGTGTAGACCCACTGAGTCTACTGCGAAGGTTGCCATAGTGTATTTGAGATACAGATTTGGGAAATCTAAGCAAATACACTGAAAAACAGGCTacttaaaaaatagaataaacttTATTGCTACGTCATTTAATGTTACCGTTACTGCAAAAAGTAACAGATATAAGGACGTGCCATGATACTCCTACGAGTTGAGGACTTGCTATTGCAGACTCATTTGAAAGACAGTCCCTTGATTTCTTCTTCCCATGTTATAAAATGGCAGCATCAAATCAAAGTTCGCTCAGCGCTGATCTGAACAGATGGCTCGGTGGGTCTACATACTTATTACATAACACAAGACGTCACCTGACGTTCGTTCCGCGACCTACCACGCGTGATACATTCAGGAAGGAACAAAGAGAATGCTGTGACGTCACCATCAGGCCCTTGGTCCCACGTCTTATCCAGTTACATCATAATGAGAGGACTCCGTAAGTCTTAGAACGGCTTTCGAAAGGCGTGCATCGATGTAACCTCTTATATAAAATTAGTAACGGTGGCGATATGTCAATGCTCTTGTTGTAAATCGAAGATAGTTAACATTATCAAGTATGGAAGTAATAAAAGGTAGGTAAGTTCTCAAATCTTTATGAATCTGATAACTCTTCCGTTTATACAGTTTTTACAATGACTTCTTTAAAGGAGGTACAATGCTTAAAAACCGGAAAATCTCGCAATCTCCTTAATGTAAAAACTGGCCTCATTTTTTCTGCAactcttttttcttttactgcCTTTTGTGCATAGTTCAATTCTTTAGTTGTTTTATGAACTAAACGTTTTTATGTGTAAGTTAAGTTATAGTTTGTGTATTTTACAAGAACTATTAAAATTAGaagtcataaaaacaaaataaataaataagcccGCATAATGTGTGGGATTGCCATTGTATTACCAAACTTTTATGTATTAATCACCGTCGGAAAAAGATAGGAAATTCGAATATAATTGCACTGCACTCCTCGTAGAAAGTAGGtctctataataaataaaatagttctaAAACATTTCTAACATAATCATGCGTTACTGCAAAAACTCTGAAAATAATTATGCACTAGATAAAGCTATAGTACTATATGCAACCATGCGTAGAGAGCGCAAAGCAATCTGTTTGGTCGAAGGGTGTTACTCTGCTAGTTACTTGTTAGATAAGATAGTAGAAGATAGTATAAATAGTTGTGCCTTATTTTATCTACTATGAGTCGTGTAGTTATAAAATCTTAAGTATCTTGTATTGGATAATATCCTTTCACTACAGATGTAACTTGCTAGCACAATCGCACATCGATCAATATATCAccgaaaaagtatttattaaaatattatgtttatgccaaaatatgaaaacttctTTTTAGAAGACAACAATAGGGCTTAATTcacacgaaaaaaaaaacggaatacAACTTGTTAGACAAATATAGGCACTACCTATGTACAACTAAAATGTGACTCAAATAAACAGCAACTTAATTCAATCAAGATAGAAATAATTGCACTGATTGATCGACATTTTATCACCttgaatgacatcaaattacaattaaacGCGTATTCATTTggattcaatatttaaatatgaccTAGATTCGCATCGATATCATAATTTCCACGAGATACGAGATAAAAGCCGTTAACTTTGATCGAGGGATCGgtttaataaagtaatattcAATAACGTGTTATTTAATGCATTTCTTGGTTTGTAGCTTACACACCTGTTAATGAAGACCTTATAAAGATACTTCGATAAATGGgagataggtaggtaagtaggaaGGTATGGAGTGTACTTTCAAGGTATTTTTTACAGCTGGTAACTTAGGTGGTAATTTAACTTCATATGACTACACGTTGTTAAATTGAATTACTTACTTACTGCTCGTTCTTAAACTTATCGATTACAAGTACAACTTATACCCACAGTAGCAAGCGTCTCATCTTACTTTCTTCTACAGAGATCGTCGAGAAACCCTAACTAATGATGACTCAGCTATGTGACATTTTACGCACGATTTTGTGAATAACCTGCCTCCAATGTCTCCCACTGTGTTTGGTTTCGTAATTGATTGAGAAGTTGAACTTCACTAATTAAGAACTTTGTACTCATTCATTCACGGAAATGAAAACTTGCAGAAAGTTTTGAATTGAAGACATGACTAGACGTTTTCGTTTTATGGTAAAGGATTGTAAGCAATTCTCCTAATGTAGATACTCATGTATTATAtggatacattattttatttgtgtgttaagTTAATTTTTTGCTTTGTTCTGTTTTCAGTGACATTGACGAAACTAGGAACGAAACTAGATCAAGAAAGTTAAGTGCCAAGAAACTTGTTATTAAGATCATTTACTTTGAGAGAccatacaaacaaattaataaaaagtaatgacCCTGAAATGTTACACGGATGTtcttaattgaaaattaaatacaaacaacGATAAAAAATTTAGGACGAAAGCTACATGCGTGAATTTCGACGTCGTGCTTATCCACAACCATTGAACCGGTCAACTTGCAGTAGCCAATGTAGGTCGATGGCTGCTAAGTCGTGCAAAACTTAATGAATAAttgaataaacaaaatgttgtatattaaGAATCGGTGCATGACTAACAGGTATTCCAGTAACCGCTTTCTAACAGACAAGGAATAGAAATAGGAGATGACGTCAGTCTGAGATCGGATGTTACACCATCATCGGTATAAAATGACGAAGACATAATGGAACTATGGAAATTGATACTTTTTCTATTCTTCTTGCATAATGTTCCTTTTTTGAATTCCAGTTGCTGcgcccattttttttaatgcgatGCCGAATGAATGATTGGATCGAAATAGCTGCGTTCACGACCAAAGAGATTAGAATTATTTCAATCTGCATAGAGTTTGCATTACCGCTTTCGTTGAATAATGGTATCTAtgcatataggtacatattaagtTCATTGTAACAGTTCGACTTAGTCCAGTATATCTGTGGGAAGTTCTGATAAAAGTGAAAAGTTTCATCTAAGTATACGCTGACTGGTTGTCATAGTCATGTTTTTGTTATGTAACTAATGAAACATTTATGTCCAGCGGCATTTTATGTTCTACTTTTTTTGACAACGTTAGTGCTTATGcaaattcaaagaaaacaaaaatatcgtgGAAAGTTTGgagtaataaaaagaaaaaatgtttttggtcctaattttcgtaatttttcttGAATAGGTAGTATTATGTAATTGATGATTTGATTAGAGTAATATCTACTAAGcgtaaaaaaatcatgtttcttTACATAGTTCGTTAGTATTTCAATTTAATGGATGACCAAGTATCTcggtttgaaaataaaataaagtagataGTAATGCAATTCAAGACATGATCGCCTATTTGtctgttataatattttttgtcgtaGGTACTTATCCGTAGATTAAAAAGTGCAGTTAACAGTCATTACCTACTCGCTTAAAATTATAACCAAATAGGTATAAGTATCTAGCTATTCTAAGCAGCTCATAAACACACCATTGCACATAcgattaaaattcaaattgacAGCTGTAAATAGATAAAATCCGTTTAACTACGCTTACTGCTTGCGAATATATGTAGACATTTAAGTTAACGTAGCATAAGTAAACCTTTTTATCTACATTATACTTTTGCACTAACATTTTACACCGCGTGATTAATTTGATAACATAATCAGTAAAAAATCTTGATCCGTAAGAACCGTATAAACTTTCGTAGGATTCTGAACAAGagattaattgtattattttgagCCTATATCTTCGTATTATAAGTTTCCTAtcgaatttataattttacggATCTTATTATCTTGCGGTGCCATAATCAAGAATTTCCTAATCACTTCGCATGTCAAAGGGATTGGTCGCAGAATTTATGAGTGAAAGTTCCTGccaatattatttatgtgaatTCGATGACTCAACAATGGCATGTGTTATGGTGTGAGAATTGGGTTACTGACTGGTCACTCTTACGTAGTTATGATATTTTGGCCGTTGATTTATGAAAGACTTGAGGCCCAGGAATTAAGTAATTGGGAATAATTAAGGACCTAAATACCTGAGTTCATTCCATGAACGTGATGGGTtttagtaagtctgacactccctcacgctgctaacccacagcggggcatttgatgattttccgtAAAAGAAAGGTATTTGATAGAGCTTATCTTTCATTCAACCATGCTTAATGCAGTTTCTGTCCTTAGTGTAACGTTAGTAAGTACCTTATCGGTGGATGGAAATCCTAATCCTAAACCTACCATTGTTTGCTTTTGTCACGAGTCGACGCTGGCTGAGCCGATTCTCAATTGTTTTCACTCTCACTGTCTTCGACGACGAACGAGAAGAAAAATAGCGACAATATGAACGTAATATATCTAATAGTGGTAGGTATATTAAGTTCaattaataatggcgtccacggtcgatttcagccacggcggcggcggctgttctcatttaaggagatcatcCAGCCGTGCAGGTCATATTACAGTGCAccagcatttgcgcagacacaggtgcactccctattccttcactctcataacccgatgggacggcaaaatTGAATTGATCATTCCCGATGGGAATGAAGTTCAGTAGTAGTATTGACAAAAAGAAAATGAGGCAATCAATGGTTTTGGTACAAAGTCGATTACGTTATATCGGACTTAACTTGTCCCATTCATGTGCCAAACGTACAAAATAGATGAGTGAGATATTTTCACATAACCATGAGAAAGTAATATCGTTTATATACAATGTGTGAATTACTTAGTAGCGTGTATGCCGTTATTGTTATATGGGGAACTTGACACTTGAATTAGAGACGGAAGTTACAAGAAAATATGTTAAATTACAAGTTTAAGATCGTCATGTCCTGTCGTCTAACGTCACTTATTAAGTAAGTTTTCTTGGCAGGGTTTTTTACGGATTATTTCCCTACAGAGTCTCCAAAATCGTAATTATTAACTGACTACCAAGCATGATTTTGTAACGCACGCCGTTGTACGTAATCTTTCAGTTTTCAGtatgttaaaatgttttttcatcccaccatctcggaaagagtagttttaccctttgatatctgagcacaaaagccgtttttatcctctagagcggcaaagtgatttgaatttagaacatcgtgtgcaatatgTGACTCCATTgcgtgacaatcttgataagacttttcaaacaaatacatattaaacaaataaaatactgcttataataattattcaaatatttaagtaatttttattattgtttttacttatatttttaacctcgttccatttttaaactgagttttcaaataaattaggtaACTTTAATAGGTATATACTTCTTTTTagtttgatactcatatgtgcgcgccattttgttttttttttgcatttagtaatttcctcgatgaagtgggatgaaataattattttttattgttttgaggtCGATTTTTAAtctcattacatttttaaactgagtttttgcataaataaattttataggtacctacatctttttaatttgccaTGTGCGACGTGCgtgccattttatttttttgagtttagtaatttcctcgatgaggtgggatgaaaagttacgtgttgcactcgagtgcaaagatttttcaccttgtgctcttttgattccctcgctatcgctcaggattctaattataaTGGATTGATAGTTGATAAGTATCAACATACAAAACCGTTTCcttgttataaaataagtacctactgaaaattcattgcaaaactagttgaataaAATCGtgcgtattattatttatgtatagacTTTATTATTATCCGCGACATAACGTTATGTGCACGCGTAACAAATATTCATGCAACACATATATAATCTAAATAGCTTCACACggaataatgtttttattatatcataGGCTTATTGCACACGCTAAATAAACGCAGTGCCTTACCACTGAATATCTGTAATTATCATATAATAACCGTAAAGTTTGTATATGTGCCTTATAGGAACTTGTTAATAGCTTTGTTTGGACTTTTATATAGGAATTTATTATTCCTTATTGAGTGGTTAAGATACTACATGTCTTAGTGTTGGTAGGTGAAAGACCGTAAGTAAACGCAAAGATATGTTCGGTCTCTTCGtcccagccccggatctaggggggggcaagccggggcccatgccccgggcggcaaattcagggggcggcaaaatcaggcggctgcctgattttaaatcctacatcagggccgtcttaacctatggtacAGTTTGGTGCAGTTGTGCGAAca is a genomic window of Helicoverpa armigera isolate CAAS_96S chromosome 16, ASM3070526v1, whole genome shotgun sequence containing:
- the LOC110379805 gene encoding uncharacterized protein LOC110379805; the protein is MVMFFQLVFLVVCVALAAAAPQLIATLPYTAAIAPATGTLVAGPTVVNGIGARWIAPGYVGPAFI